A window of the Phragmites australis chromosome 20, lpPhrAust1.1, whole genome shotgun sequence genome harbors these coding sequences:
- the LOC133901436 gene encoding predicted GPI-anchored protein 58 produces MCPSCILGCLLEHSLHLWEDWRHDWVYVDVNPHDRLALPKAVAEPHRPTWEAAPTEDERMRPVLNRIDDLRQAGLTSVMSSSSSSLSSPRRWPVAGSAKEGGRGGQSSGGESATEARSKAREPEDQGQADGATAGARANPPSEAGSTVAPQRLEGQSPPSKGRKADPGPKPQGPEFKIPESRWQYRGPKSMKPKDPAGDQRRPEVPRQAPAPEPSAPAPDPRVPTEPEP; encoded by the exons atgtgcccatcttgtatacttggctgcTTGCTTGAACATTCGCTTCATCTT tgggaggactggcggcacgactgggtctacgtcgacgtcaacCCCCACGATCGCCTCGCGCTGCCGAAGGCGGTggcggagccccacaggccgaCCTGGGAGGCGGCTCCGACGGAGGACGAGCGGATGCGGCCGGTCTTGAACCGCATCGATGATCTGCGTCAGGCGGGGctgacgtcggtgatg TCGTCGTCCTCATCGTCGCTGTCGTCTCCACGGCGGTGGCCGGTGGCGGGcagcgcgaaggagggaggccggggcggccaatCATCCGGTGGGGAGTCCGCGACGGAGGCAAGGTCCAAGGCGCGGGAGCCCGAAGACCAAGGCCAGGCCGACGGCGCGACAGCGGGCGCCCGGGCCAACCCACCATCGGAGGCAGGCTCCACGGTGGCCCCTCAACGGCTCGAGGGACAGAGCCCCCCGTCGAAGGGGAGGAAGGCAGACCCTGggccgaagccgcagggcccggagttcaagatTCCAGAGTCCCGGTGGCAATACCGCGGACCGAAATCTAT gaAGCCCAAGGATCCCGCCGGAGACCAAAGGCGACCAGAGGTGCCAAGGCAGGCTCctgcccccgagccgagcgcgcccgcgccTGATCCGAGAGTGCCGACCGAACCGGAGCCGTAG